The following coding sequences are from one Anopheles bellator chromosome X, idAnoBellAS_SP24_06.2, whole genome shotgun sequence window:
- the LOC131213819 gene encoding glutamic acid-rich protein-like, producing the protein MERLEGHLRGILARIVPCLDRRQFRRNWLWQVDLPLLIDYDNGEISYEECTNRTHDLARELDERDEQEAAEEQEAEETEEEEHESEQQDSEEQNEDDKQPFLRGLKPSSD; encoded by the exons ATGGAAAGACTGGAAGGGCATTTGCGTGGTATTCTGGCGCGCATTGTGCCATGTCTGGATCGTCGACAGTTTCGCCGTAACTGGCTGTGGCAGGTCGATCTGCCGCTGCTCATCGATTACGACAACGGCGAGATTAGTTACGAGGAATGCACCAACCGTACCCACGACCTGGCCCGCGAACTCGACGAACGCGACGAGCAAGAGGCAGCAGAAGAGCAGGAAGCAGAGGAGACGGAAGAAGAGGAGCATGAATCAGAGCAGCAGGATTCAGAGGAGCAGAATGAAGATGATAAGCAACCGTTTCTACGCGGACTAAAACCATCATCGG aTTGA